A single Hylaeus volcanicus isolate JK05 unplaced genomic scaffold, UHH_iyHylVolc1.0_haploid 12221, whole genome shotgun sequence DNA region contains:
- the LOC128883344 gene encoding uncharacterized protein LOC128883344 isoform X2 produces the protein MAEETLVLMEKKSMEPFVESLSKDIAKLPSRKLSSETNTTESTLLPSCIKKTEKRLEKQSIDKKYKVPIKTRTSSLTAGTNEKKHTPKVSDELCTNMNSIIQCKKLPISSDNPPSILSEETTAVAVVEGNMGMEALNTIVCREWETEYKTIKPVKEVEKSFSMCFSESISSIPERDAVLWQIKDFADFRRASKVTKLPPLVSPSFGNGCHVLLNLYDKKKRISGVVQLPIMKSVKEGVVHIKISVVRPDMKLITSRYVELQVSVLEKNSAKTNSRVSSRFCLSKMCFMKMSRYQHLIVDNILRLRIELQYFPFDSHVFSGMNEMEVDSHAQLLQDIQNYCEEDTSQNVQIRRDDVVFHSCRFLLCARSKKFREILSAHTPSPKREWPLRLFQGSRCTSKEQALKCVTIRDVPTEILDQILIFIHTNTCPWIQDKKTDVLNLLELFECADVYGVNALLSRLIQALCEKMTVDNFMYMFEVSQRCQSEAFKQICTQFMDSIPGSQVATLMRATNHGYVEKTTS, from the exons atggcAGAAGAAACGCTTGTCTTGATGGAAAAAAAGTCAATGGAGCCTTTTGTAGAAAGTCTTAGTAAGGATATAGCAAAACTTCCCTCTAGAAAATTAAGTAGCGAAACAAATACCACGGAATCGACATTACTGCCGTCttgcataaaaaaaactgaaaaacgCTTGGAAAAGCAAAGCatagataaaaaatacaaagtacCAATTAAAACAAGGACTTCTTCTTTAACTGCTggaacaaacgaaaagaaacatacGCCAAAAGTTTCTGATGAATTGTGTACCAACATGAATTCCATAATACAGTGTAAAAAGCTACCTATTTCATCGGATAATCCGCCTTCGATTTTATCCGAGGAGACTACAGCAGTGGCTGTTGTTGAGGGAAATATGGGAATGGAGGCTTTGAATACAATTGTATGTCGAGAATGGGAGACGGagtataaaacaataaaaccaGTAAAAGAAGTTGAAAAAAGCTTTTCCATGTGTTTTTCTGAATCTATATCTTCTATACCGGAAAGAGATGCTGTTTTGTGGCAAATAAAGGATTTTGCGGATTTTCGTCGAGCCTCTAAGg taacaaAACTTCCACCACTTGTGAGTCCTTCCTTCGGTAATGGATGCCACgttctattaaatttatatgataaaaaaaaacgtatttcGGGAGTGGTTCAATTACCTATTATGAAATCTGTAAAAGAAGGAGTggttcatataaaaattagcgTCGTTCGCCCTGATATGAAAC TCATTACAAGTCGTTACGTCGAATTGCAAGTCAGTGtcttagaaaaaaattcggcGAAAACCAATTCTCGTGTGTCTTCCCGtttttgtttatcaaaaatgtgtttcatgaaaatgtcaC gaTATCAACATTTAATTGTTGACAATATTTTGAGATTACGCATTgagttacaatattttccttttgaCTCGCATGTTTTCTCTGGTATGAAT GAAATGGAAGTAGATTCCCATGCACAACTATTACAAGATATCCAGAATTATTGCGAAGAAGACACATcgcaaaatgttcaaattcGAAGGGATGACGTTGTTTTTCATTCGTGTCGATTCCTTTTATGCGCACGTTCCAAG AAATTTCGAGAGATATTGTCCGCTCACACCCCGAGTCCCAAGCGGGAATGGCCGCTGCGATTGTTTCAAGGGTCCCGATGTACATCGAAAGAGCAGGCTTTAAAATGCGTCACAATTCGTGACGTTCCCACTGAAATTCTGGATcagattcttatttttattcatactaATAC CTGTCCGTGGATACAGGACAAAAAAACAGATGTACTGAATTTACTCGAATTATTTGAATGTGCGGACGTGTACGGCGTTAAT GCATTACTTTCAAGATTAATTCAGGCCTTGTGTGAGAAAATGACAGTAGATAATTTCATGTATATGTTTGAAGTGAGCCAACGATGCCAAAGCGAGgcttttaaacaaatat GTACTCAATTTATGGACTCCATTCCAGGCTCTCAAGTGGCAACATTAATGAGGGCGACAAACCATGGTTATGTAGAAAAGACTACAAGCTAA
- the LOC128883345 gene encoding uncharacterized protein LOC128883345 isoform X1 — protein sequence MRTKREKVKLFETTPNIIPPYTLTVSKTQNNEIKVLLPKKSNIKVSKKISLKEPHVDLVSKFSLQQKQADTASKSSLLRSHADSAFKSLLPKSKTETASKLVTSHKIKAEGAIRYDISKNKTFQKLRLNSKTGKKNNMNIMTNKSNLKSGVKEKVSSQYKKKSVFFFHNVINDPKPEWLTATLQRMQHNEEPYNSLILGNNPYTYYHLIDYLSSELQCKQSYFPFTHCYKEQKPNRSLLEGRFHRYLGSSDLKLQKEKIICTSSLSSSFMNEQPQLSYAFDTTSPYDLLDTTLKILTPSYDDTQKKKCQKVSTHATTLIFDKVQLIGKFPITLGENTKLNPYVCLHALRGPIQIGDSNVLEEFVTLRNNCSEPLVIGHNNIIRCHAYISNGTQIGNFNEIGYATLLQDKTVIENHCIVAQGSHLTCETISSDSVVFGRDTLIKRTSLNDLNGIKLAKSPLLATFVSN from the exons atgcGAACAAAAAGGGAAAAAGTGAAGCTGTTTGAAACAACCCCCAATATCATACCTCCGTATACTCTTACTGTATCAAAAACCCAAAATAATGAGATAAAAGTATTGTTACCAAAAAAGTCAAAcataaaagtttcaaagaaGATTAGTTTAAAAGAACCTCATGTCGACCTTGTgtccaaattttctttacagcAAAAGCAGGCCGACACTGCGTCCAAATCTTCTTTATTGCGAAGTCACGCCGACAGTGCGTTCAAAAGTTTGTTACCGAAAAGTAAAACCGAGACTGCTTCCAAGTTAGTAACCtctcataaaataaaagcagAAGGGGCGATAAGATACGATATATCAAAGAACAAGACATTTCAAAAACTTCGACTCAATTCGAaaactggaaaaaaaaacaacatgAATATAATGACGAATAAATCTAATTTGAAAAGTGGtgtgaaagaaaaagtttcttcacaatataaaaagaaatcagtttttttttttcacaacgTAATAAACGACCCAAAACCAGAGTGGTTAACGGCAACCTTACAAAGAATGCAGCATAATGAAGAACCAtataatagtttaattttaGGCAATAATCCTTATACATACTACCACCTGATTGATTACCTTAGTTCTGAGTTGCAGTGTAAACAAAGTTATTTTCCGTTTACCCACTGTTATAAAGAACAAAAACCAAACCGTTCTTTACTGGAAGGGCGCTTTCATCGATACCTTGGTTCTAGTGAtcttaaattacaaaaagaaaaaattatttgtacgaGCTCATTATCTTCTTCGTTCATGAATGAACAACCTCAATTATCCTATGCATTTGATACAACGTCTCCGTATGATTTGTTAGAtacaacattaaaaatattgacacCGTCATATGATGAtacccaaaaaaaaaagtgtcaaaAGGTATCCACGCATGCAACGACGCTTATCTTTGATAAAGTTCAATTGATTGGTAAATTTCCAATAACTCTAGGAGAAAACACAAAACTTAATCCCTACGTTTGTCTTCATGCTCTTCGTGGTCCCATTCAAATAGGTGACTCAAATGTTCTGGAAGAATTCGTTACCCTGCGTAACAA TTGTTCAGAACCATTAGTCATTGgtcataataatataattcgatGTCACgcat aTATTTCGAATGGAACAcaaataggaaattttaatgaaattggaTACGCaa CTCTTCTCCAAGATAAAACGGTTATAGAAAATCATTGTATAGTTGCCCAAGGCTCCCACCTCACTTGCGAAACTATAAGTTCAGATTCTGTTGTGTTCGGACGAGATACATTGATCAAACGTACTAGTTTAAATGACTTGAACGGTATTAAATTAGCGAAATCACCCTTATTGGCGACCTttgtttctaattaa
- the LOC128883345 gene encoding uncharacterized protein LOC128883345 isoform X2 has protein sequence MRTKREKVKLFETTPNIIPPYTLTVSKTQNNEIKVLLPKKSNIKVSKKISLKEPHVDLVSKFSLQQKQADTASKSSLLRSHADSAFKSLLPKSKTETASKLVTSHKIKAEGAIRYDISKNKTFQKLRLNSKTGKKNNMNIMTNKSNLKSGVKEKVSSQYKKKSVFFFHNVINDPKPEWLTATLQRMQHNEEPYNSLILGNNPYTYYHLIDYLSSELQCKQSYFPFTHCYKEQKPNRSLLEGRFHRYLGSSDLKLQKEKIIYTTLKILTPSYDDTQKKKCQKVSTHATTLIFDKVQLIGKFPITLGENTKLNPYVCLHALRGPIQIGDSNVLEEFVTLRNNCSEPLVIGHNNIIRCHAYISNGTQIGNFNEIGYATLLQDKTVIENHCIVAQGSHLTCETISSDSVVFGRDTLIKRTSLNDLNGIKLAKSPLLATFVSN, from the exons atgcGAACAAAAAGGGAAAAAGTGAAGCTGTTTGAAACAACCCCCAATATCATACCTCCGTATACTCTTACTGTATCAAAAACCCAAAATAATGAGATAAAAGTATTGTTACCAAAAAAGTCAAAcataaaagtttcaaagaaGATTAGTTTAAAAGAACCTCATGTCGACCTTGTgtccaaattttctttacagcAAAAGCAGGCCGACACTGCGTCCAAATCTTCTTTATTGCGAAGTCACGCCGACAGTGCGTTCAAAAGTTTGTTACCGAAAAGTAAAACCGAGACTGCTTCCAAGTTAGTAACCtctcataaaataaaagcagAAGGGGCGATAAGATACGATATATCAAAGAACAAGACATTTCAAAAACTTCGACTCAATTCGAaaactggaaaaaaaaacaacatgAATATAATGACGAATAAATCTAATTTGAAAAGTGGtgtgaaagaaaaagtttcttcacaatataaaaagaaatcagtttttttttttcacaacgTAATAAACGACCCAAAACCAGAGTGGTTAACGGCAACCTTACAAAGAATGCAGCATAATGAAGAACCAtataatagtttaattttaGGCAATAATCCTTATACATACTACCACCTGATTGATTACCTTAGTTCTGAGTTGCAGTGTAAACAAAGTTATTTTCCGTTTACCCACTGTTATAAAGAACAAAAACCAAACCGTTCTTTACTGGAAGGGCGCTTTCATCGATACCTTGGTTCTAGTGAtcttaaattacaaaaagaaaaaattattt AtacaacattaaaaatattgacacCGTCATATGATGAtacccaaaaaaaaaagtgtcaaaAGGTATCCACGCATGCAACGACGCTTATCTTTGATAAAGTTCAATTGATTGGTAAATTTCCAATAACTCTAGGAGAAAACACAAAACTTAATCCCTACGTTTGTCTTCATGCTCTTCGTGGTCCCATTCAAATAGGTGACTCAAATGTTCTGGAAGAATTCGTTACCCTGCGTAACAA TTGTTCAGAACCATTAGTCATTGgtcataataatataattcgatGTCACgcat aTATTTCGAATGGAACAcaaataggaaattttaatgaaattggaTACGCaa CTCTTCTCCAAGATAAAACGGTTATAGAAAATCATTGTATAGTTGCCCAAGGCTCCCACCTCACTTGCGAAACTATAAGTTCAGATTCTGTTGTGTTCGGACGAGATACATTGATCAAACGTACTAGTTTAAATGACTTGAACGGTATTAAATTAGCGAAATCACCCTTATTGGCGACCTttgtttctaattaa
- the LOC128883344 gene encoding uncharacterized protein LOC128883344 isoform X1 encodes MAEETLVLMEKKSMEPFVESLSKDIAKLPSRKLSSETNTTESTLLPSCIKKTEKRLEKQSIDKKYKVPIKTRTSSLTAGTNEKKHTPKVSDELCTNMNSIIQCKKLPISSDNPPSILSEETTAVAVVEGNMGMEALNTIVCREWETEYKTIKPVKEVEKSFSMCFSESISSIPERDAVLWQIKDFADFRRASKVTKLPPLVSPSFGNGCHVLLNLYDKKKRISGVVQLPIMKSVKEGVVHIKISVVRPDMKLITSRYVELQVSVLEKNSAKTNSRVSSRFCLSKMCFMKMSRYQHLIVDNILRLRIELQYFPFDSHVFSGMNVRKAFERNSNGEAIKRSQKEMEVDSHAQLLQDIQNYCEEDTSQNVQIRRDDVVFHSCRFLLCARSKKFREILSAHTPSPKREWPLRLFQGSRCTSKEQALKCVTIRDVPTEILDQILIFIHTNTCPWIQDKKTDVLNLLELFECADVYGVNALLSRLIQALCEKMTVDNFMYMFEVSQRCQSEAFKQICTQFMDSIPGSQVATLMRATNHGYVEKTTS; translated from the exons atggcAGAAGAAACGCTTGTCTTGATGGAAAAAAAGTCAATGGAGCCTTTTGTAGAAAGTCTTAGTAAGGATATAGCAAAACTTCCCTCTAGAAAATTAAGTAGCGAAACAAATACCACGGAATCGACATTACTGCCGTCttgcataaaaaaaactgaaaaacgCTTGGAAAAGCAAAGCatagataaaaaatacaaagtacCAATTAAAACAAGGACTTCTTCTTTAACTGCTggaacaaacgaaaagaaacatacGCCAAAAGTTTCTGATGAATTGTGTACCAACATGAATTCCATAATACAGTGTAAAAAGCTACCTATTTCATCGGATAATCCGCCTTCGATTTTATCCGAGGAGACTACAGCAGTGGCTGTTGTTGAGGGAAATATGGGAATGGAGGCTTTGAATACAATTGTATGTCGAGAATGGGAGACGGagtataaaacaataaaaccaGTAAAAGAAGTTGAAAAAAGCTTTTCCATGTGTTTTTCTGAATCTATATCTTCTATACCGGAAAGAGATGCTGTTTTGTGGCAAATAAAGGATTTTGCGGATTTTCGTCGAGCCTCTAAGg taacaaAACTTCCACCACTTGTGAGTCCTTCCTTCGGTAATGGATGCCACgttctattaaatttatatgataaaaaaaaacgtatttcGGGAGTGGTTCAATTACCTATTATGAAATCTGTAAAAGAAGGAGTggttcatataaaaattagcgTCGTTCGCCCTGATATGAAAC TCATTACAAGTCGTTACGTCGAATTGCAAGTCAGTGtcttagaaaaaaattcggcGAAAACCAATTCTCGTGTGTCTTCCCGtttttgtttatcaaaaatgtgtttcatgaaaatgtcaC gaTATCAACATTTAATTGTTGACAATATTTTGAGATTACGCATTgagttacaatattttccttttgaCTCGCATGTTTTCTCTGGTATGAATGTAAGGAAAGCCTTTGAGCGAAACAGTAATGGGGAAGCAATTAAACGTTCTCAAAAGGAAATGGAAGTAGATTCCCATGCACAACTATTACAAGATATCCAGAATTATTGCGAAGAAGACACATcgcaaaatgttcaaattcGAAGGGATGACGTTGTTTTTCATTCGTGTCGATTCCTTTTATGCGCACGTTCCAAG AAATTTCGAGAGATATTGTCCGCTCACACCCCGAGTCCCAAGCGGGAATGGCCGCTGCGATTGTTTCAAGGGTCCCGATGTACATCGAAAGAGCAGGCTTTAAAATGCGTCACAATTCGTGACGTTCCCACTGAAATTCTGGATcagattcttatttttattcatactaATAC CTGTCCGTGGATACAGGACAAAAAAACAGATGTACTGAATTTACTCGAATTATTTGAATGTGCGGACGTGTACGGCGTTAAT GCATTACTTTCAAGATTAATTCAGGCCTTGTGTGAGAAAATGACAGTAGATAATTTCATGTATATGTTTGAAGTGAGCCAACGATGCCAAAGCGAGgcttttaaacaaatat GTACTCAATTTATGGACTCCATTCCAGGCTCTCAAGTGGCAACATTAATGAGGGCGACAAACCATGGTTATGTAGAAAAGACTACAAGCTAA